One segment of Phragmites australis chromosome 13, lpPhrAust1.1, whole genome shotgun sequence DNA contains the following:
- the LOC133887873 gene encoding protein Rf1, mitochondrial-like: protein MSRLRSSTPAAAAAGSGRTSSSSSTSSRSSPCSFEAALGAFKERLSSGTLGPEDARHLFDELLRLASPGSARALNGLLAMLARAPPSSTYSDGPALVVALFNRMSRGADPRVVLPTFHTYGILMDCCCRTHRPNLALAFFGRLLRSGLGVNAVTFNGLLQALCNTKRTDEAVDVLLHRMTELGCLPDVVSYSIVLKSFCDNRKSQRALELLRTMAEGGVCSPNVVAYSIVMDGFFKEGEVAKACDLFHEMMQQGISPDVVTYSSIIDALCKARAMDKAEIFLLQMVDQGVRPDIVIYTNVIHGYSTVGQWKEAARVLKEMTSHGILPNVVTWNSFMASLCKHGKNKDARDVFDSMAMKGQKPNILSYSIMLHGYATEGCFVDMIDLFNLMVGDGIVPDHHIFNILINAYAKRGMMDDALLILIKMRQQGVKPDVVTYSTVIAAFCRMGRLDDAIEKFDQMIDQGVPPNLAIYQCLIQSFCALGALVKAKELVCEMMNKGMHPDIVFFSSIINTLCKKGRVMDAQNIFKFIIRIGLRPDVIMFSSLMDGYCLVGKMEEALRVFDAMLSAGIEPNVVVYGTLVNGYCKIGRIDDGLRLFREMLCKEVKPTTIMYNIILDGLFQAGRSVAAKENFHKMIESGIPVGTDTYNTVLCGLCKNNCSDEAFTLFKKLHAMNVKIDIITLNIMITEMFKTRRIEEAKDLFASTSANGLVPSVETYHLMMTNLIKEGLLEEADNIYLSTENAGCDPNSQLLNHVVRTLLETGEIVKAGTFLSKIDEKNFSLEASTTELLITLFSRKRTCQKHIKFLPGKYQFLVGGSHSW, encoded by the coding sequence ATGTCCCGCCTCCGCTCCTCCACccccgccgctgccgcggcCGGCAGCGGCAGAACCTCATCCTCCAGCTCCACCTCCTCACGCTCGTCACCATGCTCTTTCGAGGCAGCCTTGGGCGCCTTCAAAGAGCGCCTAAGCTCCGGGACGCTCGGGCCGGAAGACGCGCGCCACCTGTTCGACGAATTGCTGCGCCTCGCCAGCCCCGGCTCAGCCCGCGCGCTGAATGGCCTTCTTGCCATGCTGGCCCGCGCGCCGCCGTCCTCTACCTACAGCGACGGCCCCGCCCTCGTCGTCGCCCTCTTCAACCGCATGTCCCGAGGCGCCGACCCACGGGTGGTGCTGCCCACGTTCCACACCTACGGCATCCTCATGGACTGTTGCTGCCGCACGCACCGCCCAAACCTAGCGCTTGCCTTCTTCGGCCGACTCCTTAGATCAGGCCTGGGCGTCAATGCCGTCACCTTCAACGGCCTCCTCCAGGCCCTCTGCAACACAAAGCGGACAGACGAGGCTGTGGACGTGTTGCTCCACAGGATGACCGAGCTGGGTTGTTTGCCTGATGTCGTCTCATACTCGATTGTTCTGAAGAGCTTTTGCGATAATAGGAAGAGTCAGCGAGCGCTCGAGCTTCTCCGGACGATGGCCGAAGGAGGTGTCTGCTCGCCCAATGTGGTAGCCTACAGCATCGTTATGGATGGTTTCTTTAAGGAGGGTGAAGTAGCTAAAGCATGTGATCTATTTCATGAGATGATGCAGCAGGGGATTTCACCCGATGTGGTGACATACAGCTCCATTATTGATGCACTATGCAAGGCCAGAGCGATGGATAAGGCAGAGATATTCCTCCTACAGATGGTTGATCAAGGTGTACGACCAGATATTGTGATATATACTAACGTAATCCATGGATATTCCACTGTCGGCCAATGgaaggaggcggctagggtatTAAAAGAAATGACAAGTCATGGTATCCTACCAAATGTTGTTACATGGAACTCGTTCATGGCTTCCCTTTGCAAGCATGGAAAAAACAAGGATGCTAGAGATGTTTTTGACTCAATGGCTATGAAAGGCCAAAAACCTAATATTCTCTCCTACTCTATTATGCTTCATGGGTACGCTACTGAAGGATGCTTTGTTGATATGATTGATCTCTTCAATTTGATGGTAGGAGATGGTATTGTACCTGACCACCATATTTTCAATATACTGATCAATGCATACGCTAAACGTGGAATGATGGATGATGCTTTGCTTATCCTTATAAAAATGAGGCAGCAAGGAGTTAAACCTGATGTGGTCACCTATTCAACAGTAATAGCTGCATTTTGTAGGATGGGTAGGTTGGATGACGCTATCGAAAAATTTGATCAGATGATTGACCAAGGTGTACcaccgaatttagctatttaccAGTGTCTGATCCAGAGTTTTTGTGCTCTTGGTGCTTTGGTAAAAGCCAAGGAATTGGTTTGTGAAATGATGAATAAAGGTATGCATCCTGACATTGTGTTCTTCAGTTCAATAATAAACACCCTTTGCAAAAAAGGAAGGGTAATGGACGCACAAAATATATTCAAATTCATTATACGTATTGGTCTGCGTCCTGATGTTATTATGTTTAGTTCACTTATGGATGGCTATTGCCTGGTGGGAAAGATGGAGGAAGCATTGAGAGTATTTGATGCTATGTTATCAGCTGGCATTGAACCTAATGTTGTAGTGTATGGTACACTTGTTAATGGCTACTGTAAAATTGGAAGGATTGATGATGGATTGAGACTTTTCAGAGAAATGTTGTGTAAAGAGGTTAAGCCCACGACTATTATGTACAACATCATACTGGATGGGTTATTTCAGGCTGGGAGATCAGTTGCTGCAAAGGAAAATTTTCATAAAATGATTGAAAGTGGAATCCCAGTAGGCACTGATACATACAACACAGTTCTTTGTGGACTTTGTAAAAATAATTGCTCTGATGAAGCATTCACGCTTTTCAAGAAATTACATGCAATGAACGTGAAGATTGATATCATAACTCTTAATATTATGATTACTGAAATGTTTAAAACTAGGAGAATTGAAGAAGCTAAGGATCTGTTTGCTTCTACCTCAGCAAATGGGCTGGTGCCTTCTGTTGAGACTTACCATCTAATGATGACAAATCTTATAAAAGAAGGGTTGCTGGAAGAGGCAGACAATATCTATTTATCTACGGAGAATGCTGGCTGCGATCCCAACTCTCAATTGCTAAATCATGTTGTCAGGACGTTACTGGAGACTGGTGAAATAGTTAAGGCTGGAACTTTTCTGTCTAAAATTGATGAGAAGAATTTCTCACTTGAAGCCTCAACCACTGAGTTGCTGATCACTCTCTTCTCAAGGAAACGGACATGTCAGAAACATATAAAATTTCTCCCTGGAAAGTATCAGTTTCTTGTGGGAGGCAGCCACAGCTGGTAG
- the LOC133889647 gene encoding cysteine proteinase inhibitor 10-like — translation MARTAATSSLLLLSILAVASAVTKTASAPVTAVGGRRDITNVGANKEVQSLGRFAVAEHNRRLRNRGGGTASDPVPVLLSFTAVAAAQEQVVSGVAYYLKVIARDRSGSGDRPFDAVVVVKKWLRSKELISFTPSPK, via the coding sequence ATGGCAAGAAcggccgccacctcctccctcctcctcctctccatcctcgccgtcgcctccgcGGTGACCAAAACGGCATCGGCTCCGGTGACCGCGGTGGGCGGGCGGAGGGATATCACGAACGTGGGCGCGAACAAGGAGGTGCAGTCCCTGGGCCGGttcgcggtggccgagcacaaCCGCCGTCTCCGCAaccgcggcggcggcactgCCAGCGACCCCGTCCCGGTCCTCCTCTCCTTCACGGCCGTGGCCGCGGCGCAGGAGCAGGTCGTCTCCGGCGTGGCGTACTACCTGAAGGTCATCGCCCGGGACCGCTCCGGCAGCGGCGACAGGCCGTTCGACGCCGTCGTGGTCGTCAAGAAGTGGCTCAGGTCCAAGGAGCTCATCTCCTTCACGCCTTCCCCGAAGTAG